The genomic DNA CGCCTGCTTGATTACAGCCAGCGTTACCGCCCGTTTCCCGTTGGAAAGGGAAGCTCCGGTCTCTTTCTCCGGCACGACGGAAATGCGTGCCAAATCTTTCAGTTGAAAAATATGGTTATTTTTCCTGATATAAATATTCTCGACATCTTCCGGTGTGCGCAGCAGTGTCGAGAACTTGATATTGTACTCGTAATAGCCGTCACGTACGGTCATGCTACCCGGTTCTATATTGTTAGATGTCAGTGCGGCCTCCAGATCGTCAAGTGTGATCTCCGACATTTTCAGCAACTTCATGTCCGGAACAATCTGTAACTGCCGTTTCAGAATTCCGGTCACATCTACCATTGCCACTTCGGGCAACTGTTCGATACGACGTTTGATCACCGTTTCGGCAAACTGGCAAAGGTCGAGGAACGATCCTTCGTTTATTTCACTGTAAGCGCTGTCGCTTTTCAATGTCAGATTCAAGCAGAATACGGGAATATCAGTGGCACTGGCTTTGATTACCCGTGGACGTTCTACTTCACGTGGCAGGTAGTTCATAGCTGCGTCTATCTTTTCGTTGACTTCGATAAAAGCCAGATCCGTATTTGTTCCGAAATCGAAGTTTAGGCGTATGATGGCAGCACCGTCGCGTGTTTCACTGTGGATGTCGCGTAAACTGGCAACCTGCATTAATTGCTGGCGGATGGTTTTTACTACTGTGTTTTCCAATTCGCGTGCCGAAGTGTTCTGGCCGGATACCTGTACGGTGATCTCCGGAATTGCAATATCAGGCAGCAACGACACCGGAATGGTGAAGTAAGTAACCAGTCCCACGATAAAGCAAGCCGTAAAAGCCATCAATACCGCGATAGGGCGTTGTAGTAGAAACTTTATCATGTATTAGAACTATGATTTATAAATTATGATTTCTGAATTGTCAATTGTCCATTTTTAATTGTCAATTACTTTGACCGGTGCTTCGTGAGCCAGGTTAATGTTACCGCTTGTAATCACGATATCCCCTTCTTTCAGTCCGTCAATGATCGTATAGCTGTCGGCATTTTCCAAACCTGTATGTACATAGTTCCAGTATGCTTTGTCTTCCGTTAATGTGAATACAACCTGTTTGCCGGAACGGAGTACGACAGCGCTTTTGGGAACGACCAACTGTTTACCCAGCGAACGATGGATACTTACTCGTACATTCATCCCTTCGAACAACTTACCTTTATCGTTTACGGCAGCTTTCACCTGTACCATCCCGTCTTTGTCTACCAGCGGGTTTATTTCGGATATACGGCCGTCAGCCGTGACATCGGACAAGGCAAAAGGAGCTACCTCTACACGATCGCCTGTTTTGATAAGCGGCAGTTCGCTTTCCAAAACTGTGAAAGCGGCTTCCAATGTGCGGGTATCGATAATGGAACAGAAAACATCGGAGGTAGAAGCCGTATTGAACTGTTTGGCGAACAGGTTAGCGACGACACCGTCGAAAGGGGCGGTCAGGACTGCGTTTCGTTGTTCGTATTCGGCAAGCTGCCAAGAGATCAGTGCCTGGTCATACCCGCTTTTTACCTTGACTAACTGCATGGTTGCGGGCGGTACTTTTGTAGAATCTTCCAGTTTGTAGCCCTGTCCGATCAGTACGTCTTGCAGTTCCAGTTTGGCGCGTTCGAGTGCATCTTTGGCTTGCGCTGTCTTGTTGGCAAGGCGGAAGGTTGAGAGTTCTGCGAGTTTTTGCCCTTTCGTCACGCGATCGCCGTTCTTCACATATATCTTGGCGATCGGTTCTGCCGATTCGAATTTTAGGTCGACAAAGTTTCGGGCTGACAGTTTGCCGTTACTGATCAGTTCGTGGTTGAAATCAGTAGTATTCAACTTCATCACCGTCACCTCGTTTGTCTCATCCG from Parabacteroides merdae ATCC 43184 includes the following:
- a CDS encoding efflux RND transporter periplasmic adaptor subunit, with the protein product MKYYKLFAILILAGMMACSGEKKEKGSEESVETVLPDETNEVTVMKLNTTDFNHELISNGKLSARNFVDLKFESAEPIAKIYVKNGDRVTKGQKLAELSTFRLANKTAQAKDALERAKLELQDVLIGQGYKLEDSTKVPPATMQLVKVKSGYDQALISWQLAEYEQRNAVLTAPFDGVVANLFAKQFNTASTSDVFCSIIDTRTLEAAFTVLESELPLIKTGDRVEVAPFALSDVTADGRISEINPLVDKDGMVQVKAAVNDKGKLFEGMNVRVSIHRSLGKQLVVPKSAVVLRSGKQVVFTLTEDKAYWNYVHTGLENADSYTIIDGLKEGDIVITSGNINLAHEAPVKVIDN